One segment of Mycobacterium spongiae DNA contains the following:
- a CDS encoding SDR family NAD(P)-dependent oxidoreductase, giving the protein MMRTAFSRVAGMNADQRAAVDDAFSQASRTAAAEPVAVVGMGCRFPGDVTGPDSFWKLLVDGRNAVSRVPADRWDADALYDPDPLTPGRMTTKWGGFVPDIAGFDADFFGITPREATAMDPQQRMLLEVAWEALENAGIPTDSLAGTRTGVMMGVYFNEYQSMVATGPERVDAYTGTGNAHSITAGRISYLLGLRGPAMAVDTACSSSLAAVHLACQSLRLRESDVALAGGVSLILRPETQIAISAWGLLSPHGRCATFDAAADGFVRGEGAGVVVLKRLTDAVRDGDQVLAVVRGSAINQDGRSNGITAPNTEAQCGVITDALRFGDVAPDSVDYVEAHGTGTALGDPIEFEALAATYGRGDGECALGAVKTNLGHLEAAAGIAGFIKAVLALQHRQIPPNLHFSQWNPAIDASSTRFFVPTDNVAWPSTSSPRRAAVSSFGLGGTNAHVVIEQGPDATPVAADAPAPAVSTLVVPGKTAQRVGTTASVLAEWMAGPGAEVALADVAHTLNHHRARQATFATVVARDHTQAVTGLRALAAGQSADGVVGCQAGPAAPGTVFVYSGRGWRWAGMGRHLLADEPAFAAAIAELEPDFLAQAGFSLHDVIAQGKELVGIEQIQLGLIGMQLALTALWRSYGVTPDAVIGHSMGEVTAAVVAGALTPAEGLRITATRSRLMAPLSGQGGMALLELDAEQTEALIADHPDVTLAIYNSPRQTVIAGPTQQIEALIETVRAQNQFASRVNIEVAPHNQAMDALQPPMRSELADLRPKSPTIPIISTTYEDLDRTPVFDAEHWATNMRNPVRFQQAITAAGAEHHTFIEISAHPLLTHAVTDILGSAAHRSIGTLQRDADDTITFHTNLNTTHTTHPPQTPHPPGPHPRIPTTPWHHTHHWFTDTAPEHHTTHTQPVSQVEDSDDEVAMAVLQSPGGAGEGAGRLFTLEWEPAALGKPAGSVGDLLVVGEPADGLVAGLVGGVGDQVGRCEVVGADDQQRLQQVISESDRGFDAVMVVCPPRAVDEALPQQAQLDLAQQRTLFIAELVKTISRVGARNSPRLWIVTRGAAQLDAGEHVTLSSAQLRGIARVLAFEHPELKTTMVDVEADGEDSVAALTEELLAGSDDDEVALRAGHRWVNRLVPAPTTAGGELVVESRTTVADLDAGAAVRLQIDQPGRLDALTVHAVKRIAPQPGQVEVRIAAAGLNFADVLKAMGIYPGTDGPPVIGGECVGVVTAVGADVDSVAIGQRVIAFGPGTFGSHMTTLADLVVPISDELADGQAAAFGIAYLTAWESLCVVGRLAPGERVLIHSATGGVGLAAISIAKMIGARIYTTAGSDDKRAMLAELGVDYIGDSRSVDFADEILETTEGYGVDLILNSLPGEAIQRGVRILAPGGRFVEIGKKDVHADANLGLAALAKSASFTVVDLDLNLRLQPARYRRLLHEILQHVSDGTLQAPPVTEFSLDHAFDAFRLMASGKHTGKIVISIPATGRIDAAASPPPLVTSDGGYIVVGGMGGLGLVVAEWLANHGAGLIVLNGRCAPNDDASATIAELTAAGHRIEVITGDITDADTATRLVTAVEDAGFRVAGVVHSAMVLADEIVLNMSESAATTVFTPKVTGNWRLHEATTHLDLDWWLTFSSVASLIGSPGQGAYAAANSWVDALVSHRRSHGLPAIGINWGPWAEVGRAQFLADLGVTMLTTEQGLSALQAVLTADRAHTGVFTLDARQYFQSFPALAASSLFATLRDTTTNGDWGAWVPTPITPPESAFRKSLRTCQPERRRNLLFDHVNALATTVMALPPTKPLDPWTGFFQLGMDSLMSLALARALSESLGEFLPPSAVFDYPTVDALTDYLAGILPELVEAEDQPADNGYDELTEDECLQQLLERLK; this is encoded by the coding sequence GTGATGCGAACTGCTTTCAGCCGGGTCGCGGGCATGAATGCGGACCAGCGCGCTGCGGTTGACGATGCTTTCTCCCAGGCCTCGCGCACCGCCGCGGCTGAGCCGGTAGCGGTGGTCGGGATGGGTTGCCGCTTTCCCGGAGATGTGACCGGGCCGGACAGTTTCTGGAAACTGTTGGTCGATGGTCGAAATGCGGTATCCAGAGTGCCGGCGGACCGCTGGGACGCGGACGCCCTGTACGACCCGGACCCGTTGACCCCGGGACGGATGACCACGAAGTGGGGCGGTTTCGTGCCCGACATCGCCGGGTTCGACGCAGACTTCTTCGGAATCACCCCACGCGAAGCAACGGCGATGGACCCGCAACAGCGGATGCTGCTCGAGGTTGCCTGGGAAGCCCTGGAAAACGCTGGCATTCCGACGGACTCACTGGCCGGCACCCGAACCGGCGTCATGATGGGGGTCTACTTCAACGAGTACCAATCGATGGTGGCCACCGGCCCGGAGCGCGTCGACGCCTACACCGGGACCGGCAATGCCCACAGCATCACCGCGGGACGGATTTCGTACCTGCTGGGGCTCCGCGGTCCGGCCATGGCCGTTGACACGGCGTGTTCGTCGTCGTTGGCGGCGGTGCACCTGGCCTGCCAGAGCCTGCGGCTACGGGAAAGCGATGTGGCGCTGGCAGGCGGGGTCAGTCTGATCCTTCGCCCCGAGACCCAAATTGCCATCTCGGCATGGGGACTGCTCTCGCCACATGGCCGATGTGCCACATTCGACGCGGCGGCCGACGGGTTTGTGCGGGGCGAAGGCGCCGGAGTGGTCGTGCTCAAACGCCTGACCGACGCCGTGCGCGACGGAGATCAGGTACTGGCCGTGGTGCGCGGATCGGCGATCAACCAAGACGGGCGCTCCAATGGCATCACCGCACCGAACACTGAAGCCCAGTGCGGCGTGATCACCGATGCGTTGCGGTTCGGCGACGTAGCACCCGACAGCGTCGACTATGTAGAGGCTCATGGGACCGGAACGGCATTAGGCGATCCCATTGAGTTTGAAGCGCTGGCAGCCACATACGGCCGCGGCGACGGCGAGTGCGCACTGGGAGCGGTGAAAACCAACCTCGGTCACCTGGAGGCGGCTGCCGGCATCGCCGGCTTCATCAAGGCCGTGCTGGCGTTGCAGCACCGCCAAATTCCACCGAATCTGCATTTCTCGCAGTGGAATCCGGCGATCGACGCGTCGTCGACCCGCTTCTTTGTGCCAACCGACAACGTTGCGTGGCCATCAACGTCGAGTCCTCGCCGGGCCGCGGTGTCCTCATTCGGCCTTGGTGGGACGAATGCTCATGTGGTGATCGAGCAGGGTCCGGATGCGACGCCGGTCGCTGCTGACGCGCCGGCGCCGGCGGTGTCGACCTTGGTGGTGCCAGGCAAGACCGCACAGCGAGTGGGCACCACGGCATCGGTGTTGGCCGAGTGGATGGCCGGACCCGGCGCCGAGGTAGCCCTCGCCGATGTCGCACACACGCTCAACCACCACCGAGCCCGACAAGCGACCTTTGCCACCGTGGTCGCACGCGATCACACCCAGGCGGTGACGGGGCTGCGCGCCCTGGCCGCCGGCCAATCCGCCGATGGAGTAGTCGGCTGCCAGGCCGGCCCAGCTGCGCCGGGCACGGTGTTCGTGTATTCGGGTCGCGGCTGGCGATGGGCCGGGATGGGTCGACACTTGCTGGCCGACGAGCCCGCGTTCGCCGCCGCGATCGCCGAACTCGAGCCCGACTTCCTTGCCCAAGCCGGGTTCTCGCTGCACGACGTGATCGCCCAAGGCAAAGAACTCGTCGGGATCGAACAGATCCAGCTGGGTCTGATCGGCATGCAATTGGCGCTGACCGCGTTATGGCGCTCCTACGGGGTGACCCCGGACGCGGTGATCGGACATTCCATGGGCGAGGTGACCGCCGCCGTGGTCGCCGGCGCACTGACCCCGGCCGAGGGACTGCGGATCACCGCCACCCGCTCCCGGCTCATGGCGCCGCTATCGGGGCAAGGCGGCATGGCGCTGCTCGAGCTCGACGCCGAGCAGACCGAGGCGCTGATCGCCGATCACCCCGACGTGACGTTGGCGATCTACAACTCACCGCGCCAAACCGTGATCGCCGGACCGACCCAGCAGATCGAGGCTCTCATCGAGACGGTGCGCGCCCAGAACCAGTTCGCGAGCCGGGTCAATATCGAGGTGGCCCCGCATAACCAGGCCATGGACGCGCTGCAACCCCCGATGCGGTCGGAATTGGCTGATCTCAGACCGAAATCGCCGACGATTCCGATCATTTCCACCACCTACGAAGACCTGGATCGCACCCCGGTGTTCGACGCCGAGCATTGGGCCACCAACATGCGCAACCCGGTGCGATTTCAGCAGGCCATCACTGCGGCCGGCGCCGAGCACCACACCTTCATCGAGATCAGCGCGCACCCGCTGCTCACCCATGCCGTCACCGACATCCTCGGCAGCGCCGCACACCGCAGCATCGGCACCCTGCAACGCGACGCCGACGACACCATCACCTTCCACACCAACCTCAACACCACCCACACCACTCACCCACCACAGACACCCCATCCCCCCGGACCGCACCCCCGCATCCCCACCACCCCCTGGCACCACACCCACCACTGGTTCACCGACACGGCCCCCGAGCACCACACGACACACACCCAGCCGGTGTCGCAGGTCGAGGACAGCGATGATGAAGTTGCTATGGCGGTGTTGCAGTCGCCGGGTGGGGCTGGTGAGGGCGCGGGTCGGTTGTTCACGTTGGAGTGGGAGCCCGCGGCGCTGGGTAAGCCGGCGGGGTCGGTGGGGGATCTGTTGGTGGTCGGTGAGCCTGCCGATGGGTTGGTTGCGGGGTTGGTCGGCGGTGTTGGTGACCAGGTCGGGCGGTGCGAAGTCGTCGGTGCCGATGATCAGCAACGGCTGCAGCAGGTGATCTCCGAGAGTGATCGCGGCTTCGACGCGGTGATGGTGGTGTGTCCACCCCGGGCCGTTGATGAGGCCCTGCCACAGCAGGCGCAACTGGACCTAGCGCAGCAACGGACGTTGTTTATCGCTGAGTTGGTCAAGACGATCTCGCGGGTGGGTGCGCGTAATAGTCCGCGGTTGTGGATCGTCACCCGGGGGGCGGCCCAACTCGACGCCGGCGAACACGTCACGCTCTCTTCGGCCCAGCTGCGGGGTATCGCGCGGGTGCTGGCCTTCGAGCATCCCGAACTCAAGACCACGATGGTCGACGTCGAGGCCGACGGTGAGGACTCGGTCGCGGCCCTGACCGAGGAGTTGCTCGCCGGTAGCGACGATGACGAGGTCGCCCTGCGCGCGGGACACCGCTGGGTGAACAGGCTGGTGCCCGCACCCACCACCGCCGGTGGTGAGTTGGTGGTGGAATCGCGAACGACGGTGGCCGACCTCGATGCCGGCGCGGCGGTGCGGTTGCAGATCGATCAACCCGGGCGCCTCGATGCGCTCACGGTGCACGCGGTCAAGCGGATCGCCCCGCAACCCGGCCAGGTTGAGGTGCGCATCGCCGCGGCGGGACTCAACTTCGCTGACGTGCTCAAGGCCATGGGGATCTACCCGGGCACCGACGGTCCCCCGGTCATCGGTGGCGAGTGCGTCGGTGTGGTGACCGCGGTGGGTGCCGATGTCGACTCCGTGGCGATTGGCCAGCGTGTCATCGCGTTCGGTCCGGGAACGTTCGGCTCGCATATGACGACCCTTGCCGACTTGGTGGTGCCCATCTCCGACGAGCTCGCCGACGGCCAAGCCGCCGCGTTCGGTATCGCGTATCTGACCGCCTGGGAGTCACTGTGTGTGGTCGGGCGGCTGGCCCCCGGTGAACGCGTGCTCATCCATTCGGCCACCGGCGGTGTCGGGTTGGCGGCGATTTCGATCGCCAAGATGATCGGGGCCCGCATCTACACCACGGCCGGCTCCGACGACAAACGCGCCATGCTCGCCGAGCTCGGTGTGGACTACATCGGCGACTCACGCAGCGTGGATTTCGCCGACGAGATCCTCGAGACCACCGAGGGCTACGGGGTGGATCTCATTCTTAATTCACTGCCCGGCGAAGCGATTCAACGCGGAGTGCGCATCCTTGCTCCCGGTGGCCGGTTCGTCGAAATCGGCAAGAAAGACGTCCACGCCGACGCCAACCTAGGGTTGGCCGCGCTGGCCAAAAGCGCCTCCTTCACCGTCGTCGACCTCGACTTGAACCTGCGGCTGCAACCAGCCCGGTATCGCCGGTTACTCCACGAAATCCTCCAGCATGTCTCCGACGGCACCCTGCAGGCACCTCCGGTCACCGAGTTCAGCCTCGACCACGCCTTCGACGCGTTTCGACTGATGGCCTCCGGTAAACACACCGGCAAGATCGTCATCTCGATACCGGCCACCGGCCGCATCGACGCGGCCGCGTCCCCGCCACCGCTGGTCACCTCCGACGGCGGCTACATCGTCGTCGGCGGCATGGGCGGACTAGGTCTCGTCGTCGCCGAATGGCTGGCCAACCACGGCGCGGGATTGATTGTCCTCAACGGACGTTGCGCACCCAACGACGACGCCAGCGCCACCATCGCCGAGCTCACCGCCGCCGGCCACCGCATCGAGGTCATCACCGGCGACATCACCGACGCCGACACCGCCACCCGACTCGTCACCGCGGTCGAAGACGCCGGTTTCCGCGTGGCCGGCGTCGTGCACAGCGCCATGGTGCTCGCCGACGAGATCGTGTTGAACATGTCCGAATCGGCCGCCACCACGGTATTCACCCCCAAAGTCACCGGCAACTGGCGCCTGCACGAGGCCACCACCCACCTCGACCTCGACTGGTGGCTGACCTTCTCCTCGGTCGCCTCCCTGATCGGCTCACCCGGCCAAGGCGCCTACGCCGCCGCCAACTCCTGGGTCGATGCCCTCGTCTCCCACCGCCGCAGCCACGGACTACCCGCCATCGGCATCAACTGGGGACCCTGGGCCGAAGTCGGCCGCGCCCAATTCCTCGCCGACCTCGGCGTCACCATGCTCACCACCGAACAAGGCCTCTCCGCCCTACAAGCAGTCCTGACCGCCGACCGCGCCCACACCGGCGTGTTCACCCTCGACGCCCGCCAATACTTCCAATCCTTCCCCGCCCTAGCCGCATCCTCCCTCTTCGCCACCCTGCGCGACACCACCACCAACGGCGACTGGGGAGCGTGGGTACCGACCCCAATCACGCCGCCGGAAAGCGCGTTCCGAAAGTCTCTGCGCACGTGCCAACCGGAACGACGCCGCAATCTGTTGTTCGACCACGTCAATGCGCTGGCAACCACCGTGATGGCACTGCCGCCCACGAAACCCCTCGACCCATGGACCGGTTTCTTCCAACTCGGCATGGATTCGTTGATGAGTTTGGCACTAGCGCGGGCACTGTCGGAGAGCCTCGGTGAATTCCTTCCACCGTCGGCCGTTTTTGACTACCCGACCGTCGACGCGCTGACTGACTATCTGGCCGGTATCCTTCCCGAGCTCGTCGAAGCGGAAGACCAGCCGGCCGACAACGGGTACGACGAGCTCACCGAAGACGAGTGTTTGCAGCAGTTATTGGAGAGGCTGAAATAG
- a CDS encoding type I polyketide synthase, with product MTASISGEADLCHWLVDYLVTNIGCTPDEVDPELPLADLGVSSRDAVVLSGELTELLGRTVSPIDFWEHPTIDALASYLTAPAPDPESEAAHKRPARNALDEPIAVIGLGCRFPGGISDPETLWEFLCERRSSIGQVPPERWQPFEGESPEVAAALAHTTQWGSFLPDIDAFDAEFFEISPSEADKMDPQQRLLLEVAWEALEHAGIPPTTLRRSQTGVFAGACVSEYGAIASTDLLGVDGWSNTGGAMSIIANRLSYFLDLRGPSVAVDTACSSSLVAIHLACQSLRTQDSHLAIAAGVNLLLSPAVFRGFDQVGALSPTGNCRAFDAAADGFVRGEGAGVVVLKRLTDAQRDEDRVLAVIRGSAINQDGRSNGLMAPNPAAQMAVLRAAYTNAGVQPNEVDYVEAHGTGTLLGDPIEARALGTVLGRGRAEDSPLLIGAVKTNLGHTEAAAGIAGFIKTVLGLQYGQIPPNQHFDSPNPHIPFSELRMKVVDTQTDWPDTAHTRRAGVSSFGFGGTNAHVVIEQGQNQPPPPRRDPDGATSTLVVAGKTASRVAATAQVLADWMEGPGAAVPLADVAHTLNHHRARQGQFATVVARESKQAIAGLRALAEGQPAAGVAGCHEGSGPGTVFVYSGRGSQWGGMGRQLLADEPAFAEAVAELEPVFVEQAGFSLHEVLTTGQELVGIEQIQLGLIGMQLALTALWRSYGVTPDVVIGHSMGEVAAAVVAGALTPAEGLRVTATRARLMEPLSGQGAMALVELDAIATEALIADFPDVTVGIYASPRQTVIAGPPPTIDALIDTVRAQDRFASRVNIEVAPHNPAMDALQPQMRSELADLTPRPPLIPIISTTYEDLGRRSEFDAEHWATNMRNPVHFQQAIAAAGADHHTFIEISAHPLLTQAINETLHSAQHGTKYVSIGTLQRDADDTITFHTNLNTAHTTHPPNTPHPPGPHPKIPTTPWHHTHHWLAAKAMASQMPEAVGQHSVSANGRTPSEGSEGSEGGDGLPADWCYQLAWPASPLPNGEAFSDASWLVVANADPGHGLAAALAPESRVQVLAPEVLTEDGGQAALHAALTGVDNVLYAPAAPNQALDVTSAYQLFNQVRRLAAGMAGMSGVDSPQRLFVMTRNAQPISEGDQANPEHAVLWGLGRTLALEHPEIWGGIIDLDASVPAELAVEYLRDEARTADGDDQVVYRCAQRHVPRLQRRTLPTPSPLDPRPESQLESRKGTSQLVIGATGNIGPALIRQLATMGSTTIVAVSRNPGSRLKKLAQDLAPTGTKLVEVAADAADEAAMATLFDRFGGDLPPLEGIYLAAFAGQPVLLSDMADDDVAAMFRPKLDAAALLHRLSLKTPVRQFVVFSSISGLTGSRWLAHYTATSTFLDTLAYARRVMGLPATTVNWGLWESLARAQQEASQVSVESGLQPMPDEVAISALPRVTSPAAGVHSVVAAADWPLLAAAYRTRGSLRIIDHLLAAEPGDIAMPLRPARDWSQMSPTDVRDELEKALRTIAAHELRVPEPELDNDRPLAELGLNSLMAMAIRRETEQLVGLELSATMLFNYPTVARLADYLTQLLAPQADSGVDEIAVLSASAGSVLDSLFDTIESTPLAPERPA from the coding sequence ATGACGGCCAGCATCAGTGGCGAAGCCGACCTTTGCCACTGGCTAGTCGACTACCTCGTGACCAACATCGGCTGCACGCCGGACGAGGTTGACCCGGAACTGCCGCTGGCCGACCTGGGCGTGTCTTCCCGCGACGCGGTAGTGCTCTCCGGCGAATTGACCGAGTTGCTAGGCAGGACCGTATCGCCAATCGACTTCTGGGAGCACCCGACGATCGATGCGCTGGCCTCATACCTCACCGCGCCCGCGCCAGACCCCGAATCGGAAGCCGCACATAAGCGTCCGGCCCGGAACGCACTTGACGAGCCGATCGCGGTTATCGGCCTGGGCTGTCGTTTTCCTGGTGGGATCTCGGACCCAGAAACGCTGTGGGAGTTTCTCTGTGAACGCCGCTCGTCGATTGGGCAAGTACCGCCGGAGCGTTGGCAGCCGTTCGAAGGCGAGTCGCCCGAGGTAGCGGCGGCACTGGCCCACACCACGCAGTGGGGCTCATTCCTGCCCGACATCGACGCCTTCGACGCGGAGTTCTTCGAGATCTCCCCCAGCGAAGCCGACAAGATGGACCCACAGCAACGCCTGCTGCTGGAAGTGGCCTGGGAAGCGTTGGAGCACGCCGGAATTCCACCGACCACGCTGCGCCGTTCGCAGACGGGAGTGTTCGCCGGGGCATGCGTGAGCGAGTACGGCGCGATCGCGTCCACCGATCTGCTGGGGGTCGACGGTTGGAGTAACACCGGTGGCGCGATGAGCATCATCGCGAACCGACTGTCGTACTTCCTTGATCTGCGTGGCCCCTCCGTTGCGGTGGATACCGCGTGCTCGTCGTCGTTGGTGGCGATCCACCTGGCTTGCCAGAGCCTGCGGACACAGGACTCCCACCTGGCAATAGCGGCGGGCGTGAATCTGTTGTTGTCGCCCGCGGTTTTTCGGGGATTCGACCAGGTCGGTGCGTTATCGCCGACAGGCAACTGCCGCGCCTTCGATGCCGCCGCCGACGGGTTCGTGCGCGGTGAGGGTGCCGGGGTGGTGGTGCTCAAGCGGTTGACCGACGCGCAGCGCGACGAGGATCGAGTGCTTGCGGTCATCCGCGGTTCCGCGATCAACCAGGACGGCCGGTCCAACGGGCTGATGGCCCCCAACCCGGCGGCCCAGATGGCAGTGCTGCGCGCCGCCTACACCAACGCTGGGGTGCAACCAAACGAGGTCGACTACGTTGAAGCGCACGGGACCGGAACGCTGTTGGGCGATCCGATCGAAGCACGCGCCCTGGGCACGGTCCTGGGTCGCGGACGTGCCGAAGACTCTCCCCTGCTCATCGGCGCCGTGAAGACCAACCTCGGCCACACCGAGGCAGCGGCCGGAATCGCCGGATTCATCAAGACCGTGCTGGGGCTGCAATATGGCCAGATTCCACCCAACCAGCACTTCGACAGCCCCAACCCGCATATTCCTTTTTCCGAGTTGCGGATGAAAGTTGTTGATACACAAACTGATTGGCCGGACACTGCACATACGCGCCGGGCGGGTGTGTCGTCGTTCGGATTTGGTGGCACGAACGCGCACGTCGTGATCGAGCAGGGCCAGAATCAGCCACCACCGCCGCGCCGCGATCCCGACGGCGCGACGTCGACGCTGGTGGTGGCCGGGAAGACGGCGTCACGGGTGGCCGCCACAGCCCAGGTGCTGGCCGATTGGATGGAAGGCCCCGGCGCTGCGGTGCCCCTGGCCGATGTGGCCCACACGCTCAACCATCACCGAGCACGTCAGGGACAATTCGCCACGGTAGTCGCGCGGGAAAGCAAACAGGCGATCGCGGGATTGCGCGCACTGGCAGAGGGGCAGCCTGCCGCGGGGGTCGCCGGCTGCCACGAGGGCTCGGGGCCTGGCACGGTGTTCGTCTACTCGGGCCGCGGATCACAGTGGGGCGGGATGGGCCGACAACTGCTGGCCGATGAGCCTGCGTTCGCCGAGGCCGTCGCTGAGCTCGAACCAGTCTTTGTCGAGCAGGCCGGATTCTCCTTGCATGAGGTGCTGACCACCGGCCAAGAGCTCGTCGGCATCGAACAGATCCAGCTCGGGCTGATCGGAATGCAGCTGGCGCTCACCGCGCTATGGCGTTCCTACGGAGTGACCCCCGACGTGGTGATCGGCCACTCGATGGGCGAAGTGGCCGCCGCAGTGGTCGCCGGTGCGCTCACACCCGCCGAGGGGTTACGCGTCACCGCAACCCGGGCACGGCTGATGGAGCCGCTGTCCGGGCAGGGTGCCATGGCGTTGGTCGAACTCGATGCCATCGCCACCGAGGCGTTGATCGCCGATTTCCCGGACGTGACCGTGGGGATCTATGCCTCGCCGCGCCAGACCGTGATCGCCGGACCGCCACCAACGATCGACGCCCTGATCGACACGGTGCGCGCGCAGGACCGCTTTGCCAGCCGAGTCAACATCGAGGTGGCTCCGCACAACCCAGCAATGGATGCCCTGCAACCCCAGATGCGTTCGGAGCTAGCCGATCTCACACCACGACCACCGCTCATTCCCATCATCTCCACCACCTACGAAGACCTCGGCCGCCGCTCGGAATTCGACGCCGAGCACTGGGCCACCAACATGCGCAACCCCGTGCACTTCCAGCAGGCTATCGCTGCCGCCGGAGCCGACCACCACACATTCATCGAGATCAGCGCCCACCCACTGCTGACCCAGGCCATCAACGAGACCCTGCACAGCGCCCAGCACGGAACCAAGTACGTCAGCATCGGCACCCTGCAACGCGACGCCGACGACACCATCACCTTCCACACCAACCTCAACACCGCCCACACCACCCACCCACCAAACACCCCGCACCCGCCGGGACCACACCCCAAGATTCCGACTACCCCGTGGCACCACACTCATCACTGGCTCGCAGCCAAGGCCATGGCATCGCAGATGCCAGAAGCAGTGGGCCAACACAGTGTTTCGGCGAACGGGCGAACCCCATCCGAGGGCTCCGAGGGCTCCGAGGGCGGTGACGGCCTACCCGCCGACTGGTGCTACCAACTGGCTTGGCCCGCCAGCCCATTACCGAACGGCGAGGCCTTCAGCGATGCCAGCTGGCTCGTGGTGGCCAACGCCGATCCAGGTCATGGACTGGCCGCAGCCCTGGCTCCGGAATCTCGGGTCCAGGTGCTGGCGCCGGAGGTACTCACCGAAGACGGCGGTCAGGCGGCACTTCACGCTGCGCTCACCGGCGTCGACAACGTGCTGTACGCGCCGGCCGCGCCTAACCAAGCACTCGATGTCACCTCGGCATACCAGTTGTTTAACCAGGTGCGCCGGCTGGCCGCGGGGATGGCGGGGATGTCTGGGGTCGACTCACCGCAACGGTTGTTCGTCATGACGCGTAATGCCCAACCCATTTCCGAAGGCGACCAAGCCAATCCCGAACACGCGGTGCTGTGGGGCTTGGGGCGCACATTGGCTCTGGAACATCCCGAAATCTGGGGCGGCATTATCGACCTTGACGCGTCGGTGCCCGCCGAGCTCGCCGTCGAGTATCTGCGCGACGAAGCGCGCACCGCCGACGGAGACGACCAAGTCGTGTACCGGTGCGCCCAACGCCACGTGCCCCGGCTGCAGCGGCGAACTCTACCCACCCCGTCGCCGCTGGATCCGCGCCCAGAAAGCCAACTGGAGAGCCGAAAAGGCACCAGCCAGCTGGTCATTGGAGCTACCGGCAACATCGGGCCGGCCTTGATCCGACAACTCGCAACCATGGGGTCCACCACGATCGTCGCGGTGTCCCGCAATCCCGGCTCACGACTTAAGAAGCTGGCCCAAGACCTCGCTCCGACGGGGACAAAGCTCGTCGAGGTCGCAGCGGATGCGGCCGACGAAGCAGCGATGGCGACGCTCTTCGACCGTTTTGGCGGGGACCTGCCCCCGCTCGAGGGAATCTACCTAGCCGCATTCGCCGGCCAGCCAGTCCTGCTCAGCGACATGGCCGACGATGATGTAGCCGCCATGTTCCGACCCAAGCTCGATGCGGCCGCGCTCTTGCACCGCTTGTCGCTGAAAACACCAGTGCGGCAGTTCGTTGTGTTCTCCTCGATCTCAGGTCTGACCGGTTCGCGATGGCTAGCCCACTACACCGCGACTAGCACATTCCTGGACACTCTGGCCTACGCGCGCCGGGTGATGGGGCTGCCGGCGACCACCGTGAACTGGGGATTGTGGGAATCTTTGGCTCGCGCCCAGCAAGAGGCGAGTCAGGTCAGCGTCGAATCCGGACTGCAACCCATGCCGGACGAGGTGGCCATCAGCGCGCTGCCACGGGTGACGAGCCCCGCTGCGGGAGTGCATTCCGTTGTTGCCGCCGCGGATTGGCCTTTGCTTGCCGCCGCCTACCGGACCCGAGGATCGCTGCGCATCATTGACCACCTGCTGGCCGCGGAGCCCGGCGACATCGCAATGCCCCTGCGCCCCGCGCGCGATTGGTCGCAGATGTCGCCGACGGACGTGCGCGACGAGCTCGAAAAAGCGCTACGGACAATCGCCGCCCACGAACTGCGAGTGCCCGAGCCGGAACTGGACAACGACCGACCGCTGGCCGAACTGGGACTCAATTCCCTCATGGCAATGGCGATTCGGCGCGAGACTGAGCAGCTCGTGGGCCTGGAGTTGTCGGCTACCATGCTGTTCAACTATCCCACCGTCGCACGACTCGCGGACTACCTCACGCAACTTCTGGCGCCGCAGGCGGATTCGGGTGTCGACGAGATCGCCGTGCTATCGGCCTCGGCAGGAAGCGTGTTGGACAGCTTGTTCGACACGATCGAGTCGACGCCACTGGCCCCCGAGAGACCGGCGTGA